TGTGTTTAGAAGAGAGTTGAGCCGCATTTCAGCCAACGTGGCTGACAAGGTGGGGTTGGTAGCCTTGAGCATACCACCAGACCCGCAGCAGACACCGTCTTTACCACGCTCCATCGGCTCGATAAATCTATCGGTGAGAGCTGAGATAACGCGCCGAGGTTGTTCAATCACACCGCCTAATCTAGCTAGTTCACAAGGGTCGTGGTAGGTTACAGGGTCTTCGCTCTTCTCAACTTTGATCTTTCCCTCCGCTATCCACCTATCTAACAGCTGAGTGAAGTGCAACACCTCGAAGTCTGGTTCATATCCTAATATTGCTGGGTATTCCTCAGCTAAAGCGAGTCTACAGCCTGGGCAGCCAGTAACAACGATCTTGGCGCCTGTAGATTCGATAGCCTTTACATTATGCTCAGCCAACTCCCTATATTTTGAAACTGCACCGCTCACGTAGAGCGGGTGGCCGCAGCACCATTCCCCATCCAGCAGAGTCCAGTTAGCGCCTACGTGATTCAATATGCTTGCGATAGCCTGCGCCACACTCTGCACCCTACCAGAGTATGATGTAACACATCCGACGAAGTAGGCTATATCAGCCTCCTTCTTTACAGGAGCATCCACACCCGTGTATATGACCCAGTCTCCTCTAGATTCAGCATCCATTCCGAAGACGTTCTTTCTACTGAGTATCGTGGTTTCTACTTGGGATAGGAGCTCTGGCGCTACGCCTAGTGAGAAGAAAGCTTCTCTTGCTTTTGCCCATAGGGTCGGTAGGTTTAGTTCCAGGTGGCAAGCCTCTTCGCATCTTCCACAGATCGCGCAGTCGTAGATCCTCTGCACGACCTCTTTAATATCGATTTTATCTCTGGCGAACAGCTTACCTATGAAGGATTTGTTTTCTTCTTGAAGCTGCTTCAGAAGATAGAGTCTGCCTCTTGGTGAGTAGGATTCCCAGTTAACCGCATTGTATATTGGGCATTTTTTGACACAGTAGCCGCACTGTGCGCAAGCAAAGATATCTATCTTCTGTAGAGAGGGTAGCTTAAACAGGCTCATACTACAACACCTTCCCAAAAACCCATAACGTATCCAAGAATAGTGAATAAAGTGGGGCAGGTAGAGCTAAGCCGAACTTAGACCTAGCTTCAAATGTCTTTCCAGGGTTAAGGATGTTGTTCGGATCTAGCCGCTTCTTAAGCTCGATTAGTTCTTTCTTCCGCTCCGGTTCAGACTTTTTTAGGTGGAAGGAGTTCCAGATACCGTAGCCGTATGAGCGACCTCCGTGCTTTACCGCTTCATCTATCAGCTTTTTGGTGATAGCGGTGTGTGTAAGATATTTTAGAGGCTTCCTCTCGTCACTAAGGAAAAGTGGGAAGTAGAGTACGTGCTCGGGTGAGGTAAATATCGCCTCTAGCTCCACATCCATCCCAGATTCTTTACCTAGCTTCCAGGAGTAAAGGATCATGTCATGCAGCGCCCTAACTGGAATCAGAACGTCTGACGTCAAGACGGTCGGACCCCACTTCTTTATTCTCAGCGGGTAGAAGCGCTCATTCCATTCATCCCAAGCTTCTCTACTTGGTCTAACATTACCACCGAATTCAAGAGCCACATCGCGGAAAGCCTTCATCCAACCTTCAACTTCGGCCTTAGAGCCGTTGTAGAGACCGAATAGAATTGCGCCTGATTCAGCGTCTTCTATCGATTTAATAGCCTTATCACGTCTAGCTTTTAAGAAACCAAATGCTCTTAGAACCAATGTGTCGGGCTTCGTTAACTGTAAGATGCGGTTGGCAGCCTTAAGTGCGCCTTGGAGCTGGTAGAAGTAGGCTAAGAAGGGCTCTTCCATCTCTAGCTTGGGTGCAAGCCTTAGCGTCAGGTCTAAGAAGATGCAGAGCACGCCTTCTGAAGAAAACGCTTGTTCTAATGTTAAGGGTGTCGACATCTTATCTATGGTTACTATCTCACCAGAAGGCAGGGCAACAGTAGCTTGAACTACATTATCGACAAACCTGCCATACTTAAGCGAGCCGTAGCCGAGACCACCAGTAGCAGCCCAGCCTCCGACTGTAGAGCTTGGGGAGCTTGAAGGGCAGACTGGTAGACGCCAGTCGCTACCCTCTAGCAGATTGATTAGACTCTGCCACACTACACCACACTCTACCTTGAGCAGGCCACTCTTCCTATCAAACTCAAGTATACGATCCAAGCCGGTTAGATCCAAGAGTATCCCGCCTTTAGTCGGCACCGCACCACCATAGCCCCAGGTAGCCGCACCACGTGGGGTAACAGGTATCCTATACTTGTTAGCGATCTTTAAGACCTCTGACACTTGCTCCTTCGTTCTCGGTTTAGCGACCAGATCTGGGGTGCTCTTAAAGAGCCAAGAAACTTCGCTTGGTAGTGGTGCGAGGTCGTGGCTGTAAACCTTCCTCTCTGCGTGTAGGTCTGAAACGTTCTGCTCACCTAAAACGGTTAAGAGTTCTTGTTTTATGTTCATCCTCTAATCTCTAATTGTGTAGCTCTCTTTATATGTCGATACCAATTAGTCTATATTATGATAAAGAAAATAAATAGAAGGTGAAGCGCACTTATAATGCGCCATCTCTCTACTTCGCTAGCTGCTCTATTTCCTCTTCGAGGTTTAATGGTCTAAAGACGGCAACCCATCCTCTTCCGGTTGGGTCTTTGTTCAGAAGCGTGGGGTCAGCTCTTAACTCTTCATTCACTTCTTGGATTGAGCCAGAGATCGGTGCCCTAAGTAGGACTATGCGCCTCCCTGATTCGATGGATCCGAAGGGGTAGCCTCTACCCACATATCTGCCTTTTGGTAGAACTCTAACGAACTCTATGTTACCCACCTCTCTTTGGAGTTTGTCTGTGATGCCTACTCTGACTGACAGAGCTGATGGGTTCCCTTCTACCTTCGCCCAGATCTCATCCGGCGAGACCACCACTTTACCCACAATCTCCTCGAGCTTACTTCTTTTAGC
Above is a window of Nitrososphaerota archaeon DNA encoding:
- a CDS encoding (Fe-S)-binding protein, giving the protein MSLFKLPSLQKIDIFACAQCGYCVKKCPIYNAVNWESYSPRGRLYLLKQLQEENKSFIGKLFARDKIDIKEVVQRIYDCAICGRCEEACHLELNLPTLWAKAREAFFSLGVAPELLSQVETTILSRKNVFGMDAESRGDWVIYTGVDAPVKKEADIAYFVGCVTSYSGRVQSVAQAIASILNHVGANWTLLDGEWCCGHPLYVSGAVSKYRELAEHNVKAIESTGAKIVVTGCPGCRLALAEEYPAILGYEPDFEVLHFTQLLDRWIAEGKIKVEKSEDPVTYHDPCELARLGGVIEQPRRVISALTDRFIEPMERGKDGVCCGSGGMLKATNPTLSATLAEMRLNSLLNTGVNTVLSACPTCDQSLAEAGVKAQKNIRVVDLTQLLAERLGLM
- a CDS encoding FAD-binding oxidoreductase, whose amino-acid sequence is MNIKQELLTVLGEQNVSDLHAERKVYSHDLAPLPSEVSWLFKSTPDLVAKPRTKEQVSEVLKIANKYRIPVTPRGAATWGYGGAVPTKGGILLDLTGLDRILEFDRKSGLLKVECGVVWQSLINLLEGSDWRLPVCPSSSPSSTVGGWAATGGLGYGSLKYGRFVDNVVQATVALPSGEIVTIDKMSTPLTLEQAFSSEGVLCIFLDLTLRLAPKLEMEEPFLAYFYQLQGALKAANRILQLTKPDTLVLRAFGFLKARRDKAIKSIEDAESGAILFGLYNGSKAEVEGWMKAFRDVALEFGGNVRPSREAWDEWNERFYPLRIKKWGPTVLTSDVLIPVRALHDMILYSWKLGKESGMDVELEAIFTSPEHVLYFPLFLSDERKPLKYLTHTAITKKLIDEAVKHGGRSYGYGIWNSFHLKKSEPERKKELIELKKRLDPNNILNPGKTFEARSKFGLALPAPLYSLFLDTLWVFGKVL
- a CDS encoding glycine cleavage system protein H; this translates as MAKRSKLEEIVGKVVVSPDEIWAKVEGNPSALSVRVGITDKLQREVGNIEFVRVLPKGRYVGRGYPFGSIESGRRIVLLRAPISGSIQEVNEELRADPTLLNKDPTGRGWVAVFRPLNLEEEIEQLAK